A segment of the Corylus avellana chromosome ca2, CavTom2PMs-1.0 genome:
AACCTCACCGAGTCTCCAAAGGTCACTTCAGTTAGGGAAGTGCGTTTAACTGaattctcttccacctttttttttaataataccAACAAAAAAGGTATCACAATTGCAGATTTCGATGGGCCTCATTGTATTGTTAAAGGGAACCAAAAGAGTGGAccttttaactaaaaaataatttaaaacatttatgagaatctctttgttttttaatttgtttttttagggtATCTTTTAACCGTGAAAAaagtttttgggtgttttttattttgaatagttttttttaatataaaatgaaaaaaaaaaaaaaaaacttttgtccTCCTCCAAATTGATGTATAGTATAGTAGGACACCAACCGAGAAGAGAGACTGAAATGGGGAAAGATACGTGGGGATGATGGCACTGTTGGGGGTGGTTAAGGTATGCCCCAAAAGATGGATCAGTTGCTCCAACCTAataataaacaaccaaaaaatgGGTCGCTAACATTTAGCATACATGTGAGATCATGCATTTGTACAAaatatttagtgtttttggaCTGTTTGTCAGCCCCCACCAAAGTGTACAAAAACATAAAAGCCACATTTGGGTTAAGTGCTTCGGATAAGGCCTGACTGAATCAAATTCTATCTGCAGAGAGAGTGGTTCTTCACTTCTTTGGGCTGCTTTCCCATTTTATAATGAGTAATGGCCAATTCAAAGGTTAGTTAACCCTCTCACATCAATAAattacatcaatttgtaaagaacttataataaaattataataccTCTAATAATACTCTTTCGTAATACATAAAATGATGGCTATTTGTGGGAGAGTCTTACTTACATTGGTTATGAGTAATTTTTGGTGGGAGTTCATGTACTAGTTGGAAGGTTTTTACTACTAGTTACTTGATTAAGTTTCAAACATAGTATCCAAGTAGGATTAGTGGAGTGCATCTTTTAGAGATCTTTTGTCTATGGCAGGCATCAAGCTCCATCAAACTGACTATTTTTTGCACGATTTgcaaatttgatttgaattcaatacgaaattagcAAATTACGGTTGAAGGATCTGAACTGTATATAATCGTATATCAACACAAATTGTCACCCCGTCCATCATAGCTAAATTATATAATCTTAGCTCACTTGTATAAGCTTGTGTCTTCCATATATTTTTACTAACTCATTGGATGCCATTCAAGCTCATAGCTGCCTGGTCATCAGGTCATGTAGTTCTCCAACAGGAGCTCTCCCAATGGTTACCATTGAAAAACTTGAAAGGACAATTACTTTCCACCTGCTCGATCTCACAAATATTAATGTAACAAAAGAACATGTCTATTAATTTTGATGGAATTGTGTAAATTGTAATGTTCAAGAGGTCAAACTAACTCTAAACAAGATTTAACAAgatttcaggaaaaaaaaaatcaataaaatgaaagaggaaagtAGATAACTTAAGCCTTCGATGCTTAAGTCGATAAGAAAAATACATGTAACAACTGTGGGTGTTTAAAAATAATGTACCTGAAATGGTTTATTGTCGTTGCACACATAGAGATGGAGTGTCTCTTTCTCATGCATGTTGTTCAGGATAGGGTAGGCCCTTGGTCAAGCATGACATTCGGTTAGTGTTCTCTGTGAGATACGACCCTTGTCATGTACCACCCGATAGTACGGTATGGCTCTTAGCTTGGCAAGATAATGAGACCAAATTCTTTGCCTCATACAATCGTAATTGGGTATCAAATTGTGCTATATCTGGTGGCTGTATTAGAGGATTCTTTGCCTTCTGATTTTAGGCCCAGTTGTTCGACCCGAATGGACCCTGTTGGGTCGGGTGTAAAAGGATGAATATTGGTAATTTAAATATCGTATCAACAATTAAAGACACGACTggcaatttaaatatttaataccAAAGCTATATAtgaataacaagaaaaaagtgTTTGTATAATCCGCAGGACCGACTCTCCTCTGATTCGAGGAAATTGGTGGCTTCTCAATAGGAGGGGGGACCCACCTCCTGGCAGGCTGTCTCGAATTTATCATTCATTTTAAAAAGGCTGAAAaaccactttaaaaaaaaaaaaaaaaaaaaggatgaagCATGCAGGcagtttatatattatttaattttagagTACGCATAATTAAACATAAAAAGCGCCTGTAGCTCAGTGGATAGAGCGTCTGTTTCCTAAGCAGAAAGTCGTAGGTTCGACCCCTACCTGGCGCGTGCATTGTCAATAAACTATTTTGCCAAAGCAAAGAGCTGTTTTGCATAGCCAGTTAGACACAACACAATGATGcaattaaaaatgattttttttttttttttggttttaattaaaaattgatttttttttttccgatctCATATGAGCCTTTCTAGTATTCGATTGAATAttattgagaataatttttaaatggAATTGGCACAAAACTAAGTCTTTTATATCTTTTATTAAGATAATAACACGTTAAcatgaaacaacaaaaaagagtGTTGtgaaaatactaaatttttatctttatttttttatttatttaagatttatctttatattttgatttgttctttatttcgttttttttttaaaaaaaaaaaaaaaattgtagataaTTGATAGATTTGGTGTTTCCACAACACTAAATTTGTTATTCCATCTTGATGAAAGGTGCAAATGACTTAATTTGTACCAATTCCTTATTGAAAACCAAAGTAATACATTGAACGTAGTGGAATTGACAAAGATTTCCGCCAAATTACAAACCCAAtctataaaaaatacatatgttCTTTTACATGTGacaatcacatatttttttaaattgcaatgaaaaatttgaaagaaattttattagaaaAGCATATGAGAACCACATACTATTTTAAAAACGTGTGTTTTTCACATACAAAGAGATACATGCCAATTATTGACGGGGTTGAAGGAAAACTCTGCCCATAGTTCTTATGTTTAGaagcaaacaattttaaatgataatgCATGGTAAATAAAAGGCCTAACCTATTCTCTTCCTACAATTAGATTGGATTATATTAATCTCTCAGGATATCCTAATCTTCTATGTGGCATATACAACAATATTGTGCAGGATGAGCCCTAAAACTACATATCCGTGTAAAAATAGTGGAAGAAATAGGCAAAAGCAGTGGATAATGTGATAGTGCAATGTGGCACTACAGCATTGGCCAataattgtttgttttgcacaaatcctctctctttctttggaTTAGCGTCACCTCCGACTACCATACGAGAGTAATTGTGATCATCAAATTTGGTTGCAACCGCTACCAAAAGTTTGGTGGTGGTGTTCAATCACCCCTTCTTCTCCTCAGGGGGATGATTGACCATCCATGAGCATGACACTGTTTGAGAGTGACTGTAAGTTGTATGGTCACCTCTTAATTGTTACTATTATTTTGaccttcaaaaaaatttaggtGGCACTCCAGCTTCACGTGGAATGTCACATGAATTTGAGATAgactaaaatctaataaaaattttatattttgttcatatAAGTTAATGTGGTAAGATGCTACAtcatccccttttttttttctttttttttttttttttttctaatgttagaatctaataaaatctcCACATTTTGTCCATCAAAATTCTAGGTGGCAAAGTGTCATTTGCCATCAATTTAGGCCATGCACACTTTGTCACTTAAAATTTTGATGAgcaaaatatgagaattttattaaattttggcatttctcttttctctaaataataataataataataataataataatgaagtgGGAATTTTGTGACGTTGACTTCTATGGGCAAATGTGAAGTTTTTAATTGCTGACGTAACTTAAAGAATACCTTGAGCATTTTCAAtagaggagccatatttttatgtaaatgacttcttaaaactcacttttatctaggttagctaagccatttttaaatgtctctacatccgattagctatatttttatttattctattaaaatattattaaaagtaataaaagttttgggaaaaagagaacatgtgagaggaaaaatgagaaaaattttgggaaaaagagaacatgtagagaaaaagtaggaaaagatttgagaaaaagaaaaaataggtaagaaaaacaatgaaaaataaaatagctcatttgaaaaatgctgttacatttagtttttttttagctcttctaattaaatatctattttatatatttttttttttggctaattcaatatagaaaattttttaaacatttgaggagttattttaaataaaagtaacgtTTAGCTATTGGGAATGCTCTGCTTTAGTTTTCCTCGTTCTCTCGAGTTAATTACCAAAACGGCAAAACCCGTTCAATATTCGAGTTCTCTGAGAGAGCGAGTCCTTCCGTAGTTAGTGCTCAATTCCTTCCCAAAACGATGGCTCTATTGGGCGACGAGAGTCGCGGCTTCGAGCTGGCCAGAAAGCTAGAGAGCTGCGGGGTGTGGAGCCAGTGGCTGGGCGAGTCAAACCACGCCAACTTCGTCCACTACCTGGCATCGCCTTCCTCGTGGGAGGCCTTCATGCGAGCCGACGAGTCCAAATCTAGGGCTCAGATCCAGCTTCAACTCCGCGCTCGAGCGCTCCTCTTCGACAAGGCCTGCGTCTCCCTCTTCCTCCGCTCCAATCCTTCCTCTTCTTCGTCGCTCGCGTCTTCTTCTCTTGCCGTTTCGAAGCTCAATTCGACTTGTGAGTCTAATCGGATTTTTAgcgttttttgttttcttggataCTTTGGTTTGTGATTGACGCTATGGTTGCAGATTTGCGATTGCACGGGGACGACGTCTACTTCACGCTGGAGAACACAGCGCAAGATGGGGCTCAACAGCGGGAAGGTGGTGTTTCGTCCAATCCGGCGTCGTCCAAGGTTCCCTTCCACAATTCCATTTATTTCGAATTGCTTTGTTGCATTTGGTTCGCTGAAACTTTCTAAGTTCCTAACGAAATTTAGGGCGACTACGTGAAATTTGGTTCGCTATTCTACTATGGGTAGAGCTGTATTCTTCCCTTAGTAGGAATCAAGCTCAGCCCTTCCCCAGTTCACATCGTTTTTGAGCTTCCTTTAGTCGTTTTTCCTATTATATTTTGTCACTTTGGGCTACCTCTAACCCCATTGTTTGCATGCCACTTCTTGTCTTTTTGCTCGTTTATCTCAAGTCAACAATTGTGCAGCTATAGCCTCTTCATTTTATGAGAAATTCGCTTTCTTCAAGTTGGATATTTACTGTACTGTAAAGCATACTTGGTCTCTTAGCTTCTCTTTTAAGGGTTATAAAACCTCCAAAGAATCCATTTTATTGATATAGCCCAACTCTGAAATGTTACATATAATGTAATTTGCTTATCATATAAATTTCTCATTATGGAGCTTACCGTTACAATCCTGATCCAGCATTTGACCTGATTAGTTTTATGAAGGAAACCATATTGCTTGTCTGGAGCATAACTGAGGACCTATTTGTGCATTTGACTTGATTACACAAATTAGGGCATATCATTTAATTATTGTCAAGTTGATGTgaattggtgttgtatgtgtaaattGTAGGTTGTAGATAACATTCTTTTGCATTTACATTTTACTATTCTCTTAGGGAGTTGTAATGTTTTTTGCTCTCTTTGATTGGGTGTCTTCAGTCTGCCACACCCAGTCTTGGAGACATTTGCTTGTTGGCACAGGGATTTTGGTAGTTGTTGAAAGTGCCTAGCATGGAGACCAGCACCATCAATTTTGATTTGAGgtgtttgtttgatttgagGTGATTTGAGCTATTGATGGAGACCAGCACCATCAATAGCTCAACAATAGCACCATCAATAAGGCCAGGCATCaattttgattttgagttgagggGCATGAAGCTTTGCTCGAATTGAAGGATATTTTTTTTGCTCACTTCATGTTGTTGGATGAAAGGGCTGACCCTATtcctcattttccttttcttgtttttcaagGTTCTATATATTTTCAGATTTTTCTCTGCTTCTTGGGTATGGTGTTGGATGTTTTGTGTCTACTTGGGTCAAGCTCCCTTGGTGTCTTCTAAAAATTTCTTATTCACATGAAAAGAAAATGCCTTGTTCTTATAGTTGCCATGCCTTTGTCTTACATGTCTACGTACTATTCATAAACTCCATCCTCTTCTAAACTCCAATAGATTATGCGTTTAGGGTCAATTGCATTCCTTGTCCAAGTTGTTAAAGACCATTTGAAGGGTTTTTCATCTTTTCAGACCTTTCAAACTGTAACTTaaacaaaaatgtaatttttacgGTCCACCTTAATATGAGGCTAAATTGATTTTCATATGCCATGTCACTATCTTTGCTATTTTCTTAAGGTATTGTCAAACAACTTTATGAAACAGTACAAAGCACACAACAACCATATATTTCCTTCCCATAAtgggataatatatatataaaacctgATGTTGTATGGTTTCATTTTTCTACTATCAACCTCCTTTATTGGACCccaagggtagctcaatcagttgaGGAACTGCGCTctatgaagcggaagtcactagttcaaattttttcttttcctctcttgGGGTAAAAACAACTATTGACTTCCTTTCATTTAGAGGAGATTACATACcaatgtttttgtgtttttcatcaCAAAAGGTTTAATCGAGCCAAGTCACCTCGAGTATGCATGTTCCTAAGCTTCACCCCATGTTGGTGCcattgtgtttattttaagACAACTTTGAGCTGGGCTTGAATCATAGACAGTAATAATAAGTCATATGATATTGTGCTTCTGCCATCAACTTATCATATCTTTTGTATCTTCCATGGCACAAGGGCATTTGATTATAGATGGTACTGTACCCTTTTTTGGAACAATTTTCATTGGGTTAGCCAACATATGGACTCAATTGTGCAGATTCAATCAAGGGCAGCTTTTAGCATCGGATCAAGATATGGTGAATCTGAGATTGATAACATACCACAGAGATTCAGGAATGAAGAACTGCCTGAAACATGGTATAATCAGTTTATTGAGAAGTATAGAGCTAGCAAACCCTATAGGTTGTCATCTGGGGACCATGAACCAGAAAAACGTACACCTGAAGAGATGTCTGCTTATCTCAGACTTGTTGAGAAGCATAAGAAAAGGCGCATGGCTATTAAGGAGGATCACTACATGAGCTATGGAAATTCCATGGTGGAAAATGCACCAAACATGTATCCAAATTCTGCTTTAAATGGCAGTAATTTTATTGAAGATGATATACCTTTTTTCCCAGAGACAATGTTTACATTGAACTGTGTGCCTGATAGTGCACTCTCCCCAATAGATAGAGTGGATGAAAACCAGAAAGTGGAGTTTTATGGAGTTCTTGATACCTTGCCTCAAGTTATCACCAGGAGCCCTGTGATGATTGAGAGGCTGGGTATCAGGCCTGAGTACCTTAGCACGGAACACGGAGGAAGCTTATCTCGTGGAAGAGTTGGGTCTGAAGGGAACAGGAAACGTATTGGTCCAGAGCAAGCGTCACAGATGTCTCGAAAGGTAATAGCACGAATGTTGACAAGTGTGGGGTTTGATGGTGCCACGGAAGTTCCAGTGGAAGTCTTCTCTCAGTTGCTGAGCTGTCATGTATGTAAATTAGGCCGAATATTGAAAGTTCTTTCTGATAGTTACAGAAAGCAGTGTTCAGCTACTGAATTAATTAAGATGTTCCTTAAAACATtgggatatgggtaagtttgaTATCTCCTTTACTTTGTGCTATCATaatataattgttattttacttTCATGTTGGTTTTGTTCACTTTCAATTGCAGAGAGATGAGCACAATAAGTTGTATATTAGTTTTCTGTGTTTGTGTCTGCCTATTCCTACATGTGTATATGATCAAACTTATAGTTGCATGGTCTGCTGGTCTTGAATTATGTCTTGGATAAGCATGTTTTGGCttcattttgaaaaatgttctAGTTGTTAATTTTGTGActtctcttttactttttaatatcaTGAAACTTTTGTGTAGAATATTCATGGAATTGCAGAGTTTCATGATATTAAATAGTCACAAAATGTACCTCATCAATATTCTACgatatatgtataaaatatCTTCTGTATTAATAACATCCATTTGCAGAATGATTGCGAGACAATGTAAGGATAATATTgaaccattttaaaaaaatttaggaggtTGAAACAATTGATAGTTGAAGAACAAAATTGAAATCAGACACATAATTAGAATCAAAGtgctattttgatttttttttttttttttttcagttgcaTATATTAGGGCTTTcaagaactctctctctctctctctctctctctctcacacgcacacacacacacacacatctaaTTACTCGCATTGCCTTGCTTATTGATTAGCGGTTCCTAAACCAACTAATTTGGCAAGAGGGCAATTTCATGCCCTGTCTACAAGTACTCCCGTCCGTGTGTACCTTTATATCTCCCACCTTTACAGCAACTTATATCCaattaatctaaattaattgcAAAAAAGTGAAATGTTTTAAGCTTGGCTGATCTTCTGGCCATAAATGATTGCATAGTCTTTTGAGGCCTTGATTAGACCAATCAAATGGTTTTAAATGGTTTGATATTTAATTGAATAGCTGATAATGTTAAAATAGGTTCAGGGAAAATCAATGTCCAAAAAATCTGTGTTATGCCATTTGGCATAATTTGACAAATGATCTAGTTCTAGTATATATACAAGTCTGACAGAGTCAAAATATACGGACATTGGTTTGGCTTTGAATTTAATCTTTCACTTcttttagatataatttgtttCAAATTTGTGTGCACTTGTATTTTTCATTAGTAATATCAATGGTAACGccaattttctaatttattctTACCAAAcatatttctcttttctcaCTAGTAATTTGGGGCCATTGGCGGAGCATGTAAAGGATGGCTCCAGGAATTTTGTACAACAAACTCAGCAGCAGCTTCAGGGAATCCAGCCACAGTTGCAGTCACAGCACCATAGTTCCATCCTACTACCCCAGCAAGTATGTGCATCTACTTTCGATTTCTCTGAATTTTACCTGTGTATTGCTTCGGTTCCTTGTATAATTTGCTGGTTTGTTCATGGAATTGCAAAATTCAGCTAGCTGATGCTAATTTCCAGTTATCTTTGTGTCTATATCAAGTTATGGTGTCTAACCTTTTGACAAACCACAAGCTCTTTTTTTCCTTACCCGGAGATCATTGAAAGAAATGATGTTTCTAAACATTTTTGCACCTGCGGTCCCTTCAGTATTTTCTAAGAACAAGCTTTTTGTGTAGACTAAGTTCAGCGGTGTGGATTCTAGATTTCAGAAAAATCTCCTTCAGTTTTTAGAGTTTCATTGTATCAGTAGATTTTCAATGTTGACATTTGCATGATGTggtgttattattattctttttctccTAAGTTGACAACATAGTTTGGCATTATTAGTATGCTGATGCCATTTCAATTTTTGACCTACAGATGCCTAGACAAATACATCCACAGATGCAGCAAATTGTTCATCCCCAAAATCTGGCTTTTcagcaacagcagcagcagcagttGCGAAGACGCCAACCACAATCCACTCCTCGCCCTGGTATGGATACGGAGAAGGACAGACCAATGGTACAAGTTAAGATTGAAGCCCCATCAGAACTACCAATGGATGGCAATGCCTTCAACTCTATCAATGCCAGACATCCCCAGATGCATTTGCGGCCACAACAGATTGCTGCAATGTCGACTCTCCATGCTCAACCTGGGAGTCAATTTAGACAGATGTCTTCCCTTCAAATGCCCCAAATTCAGACACAGTAAGAGAAAACACTAAATAACAATGCTTTCCACTGATGGCCATTAGCATAAGAAATTGTAATTCTTACGAGTTTTCTTGTTTGCGTGCAGGAACATGGGCATTGTTAGAGCGCCACCGGTGAAGGTGGAGGGCTTTCAGGAATTGATGGGTGGGGATGCTTCATCAAAACATGATACCGAGGAAAGTAGGTTGATGTCCCCTTCGAGTAAGTAGCTTTGCGAGCATATGATCATTTAGTGTACACACACACAGACGTGCGGGCTGGTACTTTTTCTGCAATAGTTTGCTCTCTTTTCGCTGCATTATGTATGTAGAGATATGTAGATAGCATTTATTGGTGATGATAAAGTATGTAGTTAGACTCCCTGTAACTCTACCAATTTATCTAATTAATAATGTCCGTCAGCAGCACCTTTTTTCAGTTACATTGGCGTGTTTACTATCCGTTTTAACACCATTACTTCTATCTACAAAGGTTGAATTTGCAAGGGTGCTACTTCTGTTCTCACCCGGTTTCAATCAACGTAAAATGAGAGTGAATCATTTTGAAGGGAGTTTCAAtcaataaaagaacaaaaaaccaTTGGTGAAATGCCTGTTGCCGGTTCTCAAGGAAGTAAACAAATTTGACAATGTATTTGGTCTGGAGGGCCTTGTCTCCGACTA
Coding sequences within it:
- the LOC132171067 gene encoding uncharacterized protein LOC132171067; protein product: MALLGDESRGFELARKLESCGVWSQWLGESNHANFVHYLASPSSWEAFMRADESKSRAQIQLQLRARALLFDKACVSLFLRSNPSSSSSLASSSLAVSKLNSTYLRLHGDDVYFTLENTAQDGAQQREGGVSSNPASSKIQSRAAFSIGSRYGESEIDNIPQRFRNEELPETWYNQFIEKYRASKPYRLSSGDHEPEKRTPEEMSAYLRLVEKHKKRRMAIKEDHYMSYGNSMVENAPNMYPNSALNGSNFIEDDIPFFPETMFTLNCVPDSALSPIDRVDENQKVEFYGVLDTLPQVITRSPVMIERLGIRPEYLSTEHGGSLSRGRVGSEGNRKRIGPEQASQMSRKVIARMLTSVGFDGATEVPVEVFSQLLSCHVCKLGRILKVLSDSYRKQCSATELIKMFLKTLGYGNLGPLAEHVKDGSRNFVQQTQQQLQGIQPQLQSQHHSSILLPQQMPRQIHPQMQQIVHPQNLAFQQQQQQQLRRRQPQSTPRPGMDTEKDRPMVQVKIEAPSELPMDGNAFNSINARHPQMHLRPQQIAAMSTLHAQPGSQFRQMSSLQMPQIQTQNMGIVRAPPVKVEGFQELMGGDASSKHDTEESRLMSPSSK